One stretch of Psilocybe cubensis strain MGC-MH-2018 chromosome 6, whole genome shotgun sequence DNA includes these proteins:
- a CDS encoding NAD-specific glutamate dehydrogenase: protein MSTSNAGHEKLLSVPEHQLYAMNSAHSSDSSLHRVKNMPGYTTPVFKGKEEQRALVEDDVAAKGFIPRELVSNEVNWFYTNLGIDDTYFQNESREVISDHIIALFGAKIMAFTKHDPSKLVIDLERIDEQGNGATFIHTSPPGLTTTEGPGATCETRIDDLFLNNSTPQNAYRLETFRSTGSISATASQQLRCYFVTKCHFPNKPQASSNGKTDIRAVSDSAFLDRATKNTLDIYQQVMWNVEKRHGPVLEVFEVEGTRERRLVIGYKMGGTSGFFSALSNLYHFYSLYSSRKYVEQFANGITIISLYLNPLPDSNAPPIEHSIFQVLKEASLLFCLPDNPFFLPKSLGSNAVQEATYAYCGWIFAQHFCNRLGPAYLQLKNVLNENDPAHAEVLNDIKRRFREETFTRESIAQVIHAHPDLIRLLYVNFAMTHYPPSDDASKLMPTLSYQRLQNVQPLTDAELYDKIRRTVPNKHELQVLESFLIFNKHVLKTNFYQPTKVALSFRLQPDFLPEVEYPRKPYGMFIVIGNDFRGFHIRFRDVARGGIRIVMSRNKENYSINQRMLFDENYNLASTQSLKNKDIPEGGAKGTILPSLGAKPRRCFEKYVDAIIDLLIPGQTPGIKEPLVDLYGKPELLFFGPDEGTADMMDWAALHARQRGAETWWKSFTTGKSAETLGGVPHDTYGMTSLSIRQYVLGLYKQLGLREKDITKVQTGGPDGDLGSNEILLSSDKTVAVIDGSGVLADPAGIDRAELVRLAKLRVPVSNFDTSKLSKDGYLVKVEDQDIKLPSGEVVLDGTDFRNGAHLRFKADLFVPCGGRPEAVNISNMAALIDADGKPHFKYIVEGANLFLTQQARLHLEKRKVILFKDSSTNKGGVTSSSLEVLAGLALSTQEYTDLMIFKDGKPSSFYQSYVKDIQTKISENAAAEFHCIWKEHSRLQGTKTRTAISDELSQTLNNLQAELESSDLYDDIPSRLGVMRRAIPKTLVEQVGLETLLKRLPEAYQRALFSSWVASHFIYKYGVNGSSVDFFHFARDLAHTQ from the exons ATGTCAACATCGAACGCGGGGCACGAGAAATTATTGTCAGTGCCTGAACATCAGCTCTATGCGATGAACTCTGCACATAGCAGCGACTCTTCGTTGCATCGCGTAAAGAACATGCCAGGGTACACCACGCCCGTATTCAAGGGCAAAGAAGAACAACGCGCTCTTGTCGAGGATGACGTCGCCGCAAAG GGCTTCATCCCTCGCGAACTCGTCAGCAACGAAGTCAACTGGTTCTACACTAACCTCGGCATCGACGACACATACTTCCAGAATGAATCCCGTGAAGTCATTTCTGACCATATCATTGCGTTGTTTGGAGCGAAAATCATGGCATTCACCAAGCATGATCCGAGCAAGCTCGTAATTGACCTCGAGAGGATTGATGAACAGGGAAACGGGGCGACTTTCATCCATACCAGTCCCCCTGGACTGACCACCACCGAGGGTCCAGGCGCGACTTGCGAAACAAG AATCGATGATCTATTCTTGAATAACTCCACACCTCAGAATGCCTACAGGTTGGAAACCTTTCGCTCGACAGGTTCAATCTCGGCCACTGCTTCCCAACAGCTTCGATGCTATTTCGTAACCAAATGCCACTTCCCAAACAAACCTCAAGCATCCTCAAATGGGAAGACAGATATCCGTGCTGTATCTGATTCGGCGTTCCTTGACAGAGCAACGAAGAACACTTTGGATATATACCAACAG GTGATGTGGAATGTAGAGAAACGACATGGCCCAGTTCTAGAAGTATTTGAGGTTGAAGGCACGCGCgaaagaagattggtaatTGGCTATAAGATGGGAGGAACATCGGGTTTTTTCAG TGCCCTATCCAATCTTTATCACTTTTACTCCCTGTACTCGTCCCGAAAATACGTCG AGCAATTCGCAAACGGAATCACGATCATTTCGCTGTATCTCAACCCACTTCCGGATTCAAACGCTCCCCCAATCGAGCATTCCATCTTTCAAGTTCTGAAAGAAGCTTCTCTACTTTTCTGCCTTCCGGATAACCCCTTCTTTTTACCAAAGTCTCTGGGAAGCAATGCCGTCCAAGAAGCAACATACGCTT ATTGTGGCTGGATTTTTGCGCAACATTTCTGCAACCGCCTTGGGCCAGCCTATCTTCAGCTCAAAAACGTATTGAACGAAAATGATCCCGCCCATGCCGAGGTTTTGAACGATATCAAGAGGAGATTTAGGGAAGAGACCTTCACTCGAGAGAGCATTGCCCAGGTTATCCATGCTCACCCTGACCTG ATCCGCTTACTCTATGTGAACTTTGCGATGACACATTATCCTCCCTCCGATGACGCCTCGAAATTGAT GCCAACTCTTTCTTACCAACGCCTCCAAAATGTACAACCACTCACCGATGCGGAGTTGTACGACAAGATCCGGCGAACTGTGCCCAACAAGCATGAATTGCAAGTCCTGGAGAGCTTTTTGATATTCAACAA ACATGTGTTAAAAACCAACTTTTACCAACCGACGAAGGTCGCTCTATCTTTCCGCCTCCAACCAGACTTTTTGCCTGAGGTCGAATACCCGAGGAAGCCATACGGCATGTTCATCGTTATCG GTAATGATTTCAGAGGCTTCCACATCCGCTTCCGCGATGTTGCCCGTGGCGGTATCCGCATTGTGATGTCAAGAAATAAAGA GAACTATTCGATTAATCAGAGGATGCT ATTCGATGAGAACTACAACTTGGCGTCTACACAATCCTTGAAAAATAAGGACATTCCTGAAGGTGGCGCCAAGGGCACTATATTGCCTTC ACTGGGTGCTAAACCCCGCCGGTGCTTCGAGAAATATGTCGAT GCCATCATTGACCTCCTTATTCCTGGACAAACACCTGGCATCAAGGAGCCCTTGGTGGATCTATATGGAAAGCCAGAGCTGCTGTTCTTTGGCCCTGATGAGGGAACAGCTGATATGATGGACTGGGCGGCTT TACACGCCCGCCAGCGCGGCGCAGAGACATGGTGGAAATCGTTCACTACTGGCAAAAGTGCAGAGACACTGGGAGGTGTTCCTCATGACACTTATGGAATGACCTCTCTGTCAATTAGGCAGTATGTTTTGGGATTGTACAAGCAACTTGGTCTCAGGGAGAAAGATATCACTAAGGTGCAAACCGGTGGGCCAG ATGGTGATCTTGGTTCAA ATGAGATTCTTCTCTCTTCCGACAAGACTGTGGCTGTCATTGACGGCAGTGGTGTTCTTGCTGACCCTGCTGGCATTGACCGCGCTGAACTCGTTCGTCTTGCTAAGCTTCGTGTGCCCGTCTCGAATTTCGATACTTCCAAATTAAGCAAGGATGGCTATCTTGTCAAAGTCGAAGACCAAGATATAAAGTTACCTT cTGGAGAGGTCGTACTTGATGGCACTGATTTTAGAAATGGTGCGCATCTGAGATTCAAGGCTGATTTGTTCGTGCCTTGTGGTGGACG GCCGGAAGCTGTCAACATCTCGAATATGGCTGCTCTCATCGATGCCGACGGAAAACCCCATTTCAAGTATATTGTTGAAGGAGCCAACCTGTTTTTGACTCAACAAGCACGTTTGCATCTCGAGAAGAGAAAGGTCATTCTTTTCAAAGATTCGAGTACGAATAAAG GCGGTGTAACAAGTTCTTCCCTCGAAGTTCTGGCGGGCCTTGCACTCTCAACGCAAGAATACACAGACCTGATGATCTTCAAGGATGGCAAACCCAGTTCATTCTACCAGAGCTACGTCAAAGATATCCAGACGAAGATCTCGGAGAATGCTGCAGCAGAATTCCATTGCATTTGGAAAGAGCATTCGCGTCTTCAAGGAACCAAAACACGAACAGCGATCTCGGACGAACTCTCACAGACACTCAACAATCTGCAGGCTGAACTCGAAAGCTCGGACTTGTATGACGACATTCCAAGTCGCCTTGGAGTCATGAGGAGGGCAATTCCGAAGACGCTGGTGGAACAGGTTGGACTGGAGACATTGTTGAAGAGATTGCCTGAAGCCTACCAGCGCGCCCTGTTTTCAAGCTGGGTAGCTTCTCACTTC ATCTATAAATACGGCGTCAACGGGTCGAGCGTCGACTTCTTCCATTTCGCAAGAGACCTCGCCCACACGCAGTAG